One window of Hymenobacter sp. BRD128 genomic DNA carries:
- a CDS encoding gluconate 2-dehydrogenase subunit 3 family protein has protein sequence MMNRRDALARVALLMGGAVIGGDYFLTGCSPAGSDKKETQTKTTANAKPKDILNPEQTAYLTEVADAILPATKTPGAKAANVGAFMNVMVRDCYTPADQQIFTKGLTELEAASQKMNGKGFLASTPAQRTALLTALDAEQKNYSKTKTPEQPNHYFRMVKELTLLGFFTSEVGATQVLRYLPVPGKYDGNYPYKKGDRAWATS, from the coding sequence ATGATGAACCGAAGAGATGCCCTGGCGCGGGTGGCCCTGCTGATGGGCGGCGCCGTGATTGGGGGCGATTACTTTTTGACCGGATGCAGCCCCGCTGGCTCCGATAAAAAGGAAACCCAGACAAAAACGACGGCCAACGCCAAACCCAAGGATATTCTAAACCCGGAGCAGACGGCCTACCTCACCGAAGTGGCCGATGCCATCCTGCCCGCTACCAAAACGCCGGGCGCCAAGGCGGCCAACGTGGGTGCCTTCATGAACGTGATGGTGCGCGACTGCTACACGCCCGCCGACCAGCAGATTTTCACTAAGGGCCTGACCGAATTGGAGGCGGCTAGCCAGAAAATGAATGGCAAAGGCTTCTTGGCCAGCACGCCGGCCCAGCGCACGGCCCTGCTCACGGCTCTCGACGCCGAGCAGAAGAATTACAGTAAGACCAAGACGCCCGAGCAGCCCAATCACTATTTCCGCATGGTAAAGGAGCTGACGCTGCTCGGCTTTTTTACTTCGGAGGTGGGTGCTACGCAGGTGCTGCGCTACCTGCCGGTGCCGGGCAAGTACGATGGCAATTATCCTTACAAAAAGGGCGACCGCGCCTGGGCTACTTCTTGA
- a CDS encoding GMC oxidoreductase → MEKNTYDAIVIGSGISGGMAAKELTEKGLKTIMLERGRNVEHIKDYVNANKAPWELPHRGGKTQQMIADHPVLKRDYTLNESNLNFWVNEKESPYVEVKPFDWFRGYQVGGRSLMWGRQSYRWSDYDFEANAKDGIAVDWPIRYADLAPWYSHAEKFAGISGNRDGLPQLPDGDFMPPMEMNIVEKDVAARIKKHYKDRHMVIGRTANITRPHLNGRVNCQYRNKCWLGCPFGAYFSTQSATLPAAMATGKLTLRPFSIVTKILYDKDTKRAKGVEVLDAETNQTYEYYAKIIFLNASALNSAWVLMNSATDVWPDGLGSSSGELGHNVMDHHFRAGAHGEMPGYEDKYVYGRRANGIYIPRYRNLFGDKRDYIRGFGYQGSAGREGWSREIPEMSIGGEFKDALSEPGGWTMGITGFGETLPYHDNKITLDKTKKDKWGLPVLAMDAVIRDNEQKMRVDMMADAQEMLEKAGLKNVKTYNNGYAMGGGIHEMGTARMGRDPKTSVLNKYNQVWDAPNVYVTDGAAMTSAACQNPSLTYLAMTARAVDHAVSELKKQNV, encoded by the coding sequence ATGGAAAAGAACACCTATGACGCCATCGTCATCGGCTCTGGTATCTCGGGCGGCATGGCTGCTAAGGAGCTGACCGAGAAAGGCCTGAAAACTATCATGCTGGAGCGTGGTCGCAATGTAGAGCACATCAAGGACTACGTGAACGCCAACAAAGCACCCTGGGAGCTGCCCCACCGCGGCGGCAAAACCCAGCAGATGATAGCCGACCACCCGGTGCTGAAGCGCGACTACACGCTGAACGAGAGCAACCTCAATTTCTGGGTAAATGAGAAAGAAAGCCCCTATGTAGAAGTGAAGCCTTTCGACTGGTTTCGCGGCTACCAGGTGGGTGGCCGCTCGCTGATGTGGGGCCGCCAGAGCTACCGCTGGAGCGACTACGACTTCGAGGCCAATGCCAAGGACGGCATTGCCGTGGATTGGCCCATCCGCTACGCCGACCTGGCGCCCTGGTACAGCCACGCCGAGAAGTTTGCCGGCATCAGCGGCAACCGCGATGGCCTGCCCCAGCTACCCGACGGCGACTTCATGCCCCCGATGGAAATGAACATCGTGGAGAAAGACGTAGCTGCCCGCATCAAGAAGCACTATAAGGACCGCCACATGGTAATTGGCCGCACGGCCAACATCACCCGCCCGCACCTCAACGGCCGCGTGAACTGCCAGTACCGCAACAAGTGCTGGCTAGGGTGCCCATTCGGCGCCTACTTCAGTACCCAATCGGCCACGCTGCCAGCGGCCATGGCTACGGGTAAGCTCACGCTGCGGCCATTCTCCATCGTCACCAAAATCCTTTATGACAAGGATACCAAGCGGGCGAAGGGGGTGGAGGTGCTGGATGCGGAAACCAACCAAACCTACGAGTACTACGCCAAGATTATCTTCCTCAACGCCTCGGCCCTGAACTCGGCCTGGGTGCTGATGAATTCGGCCACCGACGTGTGGCCCGATGGCCTGGGTAGCAGCAGCGGCGAGCTGGGGCACAACGTGATGGACCACCACTTCCGGGCCGGCGCGCACGGCGAAATGCCGGGCTACGAGGATAAGTACGTGTACGGGCGCCGGGCCAACGGTATTTACATCCCGCGCTACCGCAACCTGTTTGGCGATAAGCGCGATTACATCCGGGGCTTTGGCTACCAGGGCAGCGCCGGCCGCGAGGGCTGGAGCCGCGAAATTCCGGAAATGAGCATCGGCGGCGAGTTTAAGGATGCGCTGAGCGAGCCGGGCGGCTGGACGATGGGTATCACGGGCTTCGGCGAAACGCTGCCCTACCACGACAATAAGATTACCCTCGACAAAACCAAGAAAGACAAATGGGGCCTGCCGGTGCTGGCAATGGACGCCGTTATCCGCGATAACGAGCAGAAAATGCGCGTCGATATGATGGCCGACGCCCAGGAAATGCTCGAAAAAGCCGGCCTGAAAAACGTGAAGACCTACAACAACGGCTACGCGATGGGCGGCGGCATCCACGAAATGGGCACCGCCCGCATGGGCCGCGACCCCAAAACGTCGGTCCTCAACAAGTACAACCAGGTGTGGGACGCGCCGAATGTGTACGTGACCGATGGCGCGGCCATGACTTCGGCCGCCTGCCAGAACCCGTCGCTCACCTACCTGGCCATGACGGCCCGCGCCGTAGACCACGCCGTGAGTGAGTTGAAGAAGCAAAACGTCTAA
- a CDS encoding sugar phosphate isomerase/epimerase has protein sequence MTSRRAFVKSATLLSAGALISPSLLAAAPKYIGLQLYTVRDAMQQDPTGTLAKVAKLGYNSVEGATYTGSEKFYGMEPAAFAQVLKQNGLIMPSSHYVLGEAMNNGQPTQGTILHGWDKAVDDAAQIGVKYMVCAYLFDSERGNLDHYKQIAEHLNKAGERCKKAGIQLCYHNHDFEFAAQDGKLPYDTLLGMTDKNLVKMELDLYWATKAGQDPVALFKKHPGRFPLWHVKDMAKTAERNFTEVGNGSIDFKRIFAQAKLAGMQYFFVEQDKTPGSPFDSIQQSITYIKHTLV, from the coding sequence ATGACTTCCCGCCGCGCATTTGTTAAATCCGCCACGCTGCTCTCCGCTGGAGCGCTTATCAGTCCCAGCCTGCTAGCGGCGGCGCCAAAGTACATCGGCCTGCAGCTCTATACCGTGCGCGACGCCATGCAGCAAGACCCCACCGGCACCCTGGCCAAAGTGGCAAAGCTGGGCTACAATTCGGTAGAGGGCGCTACTTATACCGGCAGCGAGAAGTTTTACGGCATGGAGCCCGCGGCCTTTGCCCAGGTGCTGAAGCAGAATGGCTTGATTATGCCGAGCAGCCACTACGTGCTGGGGGAAGCCATGAATAACGGCCAGCCTACCCAGGGTACCATCCTGCATGGCTGGGACAAAGCCGTCGACGACGCCGCGCAGATAGGCGTGAAGTATATGGTGTGCGCTTACCTCTTCGATAGCGAGCGGGGCAACCTTGACCATTATAAGCAGATTGCCGAGCACCTGAATAAGGCGGGTGAGCGCTGCAAGAAGGCGGGTATTCAGCTCTGCTACCACAACCACGACTTTGAGTTTGCCGCCCAGGATGGCAAGCTACCCTACGACACCCTGCTCGGCATGACCGACAAAAACCTGGTGAAGATGGAGCTGGACCTCTACTGGGCTACCAAGGCTGGCCAAGACCCGGTGGCGCTGTTTAAGAAGCACCCCGGCCGCTTCCCGCTCTGGCACGTGAAAGACATGGCCAAGACGGCCGAGCGCAACTTCACCGAGGTGGGTAACGGCAGCATCGATTTCAAGCGCATTTTTGCCCAGGCCAAGCTGGCGGGCATGCAGTACTTCTTCGTGGAGCAGGATAAAACGCCTGGCTCGCCTTTCGACAGCATTCAGCAGAGCATTACTTACATCAAACACACTTTGGTGTAA
- a CDS encoding gluconate:H+ symporter, producing the protein MASLIILLAVLALVGFISWARVNAFLAFLLVSLGAGLALGVSPPLLVAAIYQGLGDTLGSVTIIIVLGAMLGKLVADSGAAQQITSALVEAFGPRYLLWTLMLAGLLIGIPLFYNVGFVLVVPLIFSAAAKYRLPTVYVGLPMLAALSVLHGFLPPHPAPTALVAQFHASLGRTFVYGLVLAIPAIILAGPLYARTLRGLVAEPLAGFVAPPLPESALPGRLNSFLSSLLPVLLLGGALLLKALLPATSTLAPLLTLLAEPAVALLLSVAAATYSLGLARGQRMSQVMDGYGVAVKDVAAILLIIGGAGILKQVLVASGASQEIAASLRGTGLPPLVLGWLLAAFIRVCLGSATIAGLTAAGVMLPTLSQSHVNPSLLVLAIGAGSLALSHVNDAGFWLFKEYFNLSIKDTLRSWTAMETIVAVVGLAGVLVLNWLLPLLGY; encoded by the coding sequence ATGGCCTCTCTCATCATTCTGCTGGCGGTGCTGGCGCTCGTTGGTTTCATTAGCTGGGCTAGGGTTAATGCATTCCTGGCGTTTCTGCTAGTGTCGCTGGGGGCTGGGCTGGCCCTGGGCGTGTCGCCGCCGCTGCTGGTTGCGGCCATTTACCAGGGCCTGGGCGACACGCTGGGTTCTGTCACCATCATCATTGTGCTGGGTGCCATGCTCGGCAAGCTGGTGGCCGACAGCGGCGCAGCCCAGCAGATTACCAGCGCCCTGGTCGAAGCCTTTGGGCCCCGGTATTTGCTCTGGACGCTGATGCTGGCCGGCCTGCTCATCGGCATCCCGCTCTTCTATAATGTGGGCTTCGTGCTGGTGGTCCCGCTGATATTTTCGGCCGCGGCCAAGTACCGGCTGCCTACCGTGTACGTAGGGCTACCCATGCTGGCGGCGCTTTCGGTGCTGCACGGTTTTTTGCCCCCGCACCCGGCCCCGACGGCCCTGGTGGCGCAGTTCCATGCCAGCCTGGGCCGCACGTTTGTGTATGGGCTGGTGCTGGCTATTCCAGCTATTATTTTGGCTGGGCCGCTTTACGCCCGCACGCTGCGCGGGCTGGTGGCCGAGCCGCTGGCCGGGTTTGTGGCCCCGCCCTTACCCGAAAGCGCCCTACCCGGCCGCCTGAACAGCTTTCTGTCATCGCTGTTGCCGGTGCTGTTGCTAGGGGGCGCGTTGCTGCTGAAAGCACTGCTGCCCGCTACCAGCACGCTAGCCCCGTTGCTGACGTTGCTGGCCGAGCCGGCGGTGGCCCTGCTGCTGTCGGTGGCAGCGGCTACGTATAGCCTGGGCCTCGCCCGCGGCCAGCGCATGAGCCAGGTGATGGATGGCTATGGGGTGGCGGTAAAAGACGTGGCGGCTATCCTACTCATTATCGGCGGCGCGGGCATTCTGAAGCAGGTGCTCGTAGCCAGTGGAGCTAGCCAGGAAATTGCGGCCAGCCTGCGCGGCACCGGCTTGCCGCCGCTGGTGCTCGGCTGGCTGCTGGCTGCTTTTATCCGGGTGTGCCTGGGCTCGGCTACTATTGCCGGGCTCACGGCAGCGGGCGTTATGCTGCCTACACTCAGTCAATCGCACGTCAATCCCAGCCTGCTGGTGCTGGCCATTGGGGCGGGCAGCCTGGCACTATCGCACGTCAACGACGCGGGTTTCTGGCTGTTTAAGGAATATTTCAACCTCTCTATCAAAGACACGCTGCGCTCTTGGACGGCGATGGAAACAATCGTGGCCGTGGTGGGGCTAGCCGGCGTGCTGGTGCTCAACTGGCTGCTGCCGCTACTGGGCTACTGA
- a CDS encoding vanadium-dependent haloperoxidase codes for MNPRPVLLALALPLLLCGGAAAQTPRPHEPLNPGKMLDLINMTMVHDVISPPAAARYYAYSMLGAYSIVAAHSKSLPPPQRLAKSFTTDLRLDTVRAAYDYQVAACYSMLETARLLLPSGETLAEDEASFLQELARQGTPPAVLSQSVRVGKLAAAAIINFSKADNYGKLSALKRYSPVRAEGNWYPTPPAYLEAVEPNWQTIRPLVIDSASAFRPALPCAFSKDTASAFYHQARAVYRVGKQLTEEQVQIAQFWDCNPFAVNTAGHMAIGFKKISPGGHWMNIAALVARQQKVGFAKTVYVLCAEGITLMDAFISTWDMKYATNRIRPETYINKYLDVKWQPFLQTPPFPEYTSGHAVVSNASAEVLTYLLGDKIAYVDDTEIPFGSGQRSFTSFRQAAQEASVSRFYGGIHYTDSIESGNEQGRKIGRYIVGKILVPSGPAKVGKSQAVLNQQGAAH; via the coding sequence ATGAACCCCCGTCCCGTTCTGCTAGCCCTGGCGCTGCCCCTGCTGCTCTGCGGCGGCGCCGCTGCCCAAACCCCGCGCCCCCACGAGCCGCTGAATCCTGGTAAGATGCTCGACCTCATCAATATGACGATGGTGCACGATGTTATTAGCCCACCGGCGGCGGCGCGCTACTATGCCTACAGTATGCTGGGGGCCTACAGCATCGTGGCGGCGCACAGCAAGAGCCTGCCGCCACCGCAGCGCTTGGCCAAAAGCTTCACGACCGACCTGCGGCTCGACACCGTGCGGGCGGCCTACGACTACCAGGTAGCGGCCTGCTACAGCATGCTCGAAACGGCCCGCCTGCTGTTGCCTTCGGGCGAGACGCTGGCCGAGGACGAAGCCAGCTTTTTGCAGGAGCTAGCACGGCAGGGCACGCCGCCGGCCGTGCTTAGCCAATCGGTGAGGGTGGGGAAACTGGCGGCGGCGGCCATAATAAACTTTTCCAAGGCGGATAATTATGGCAAGCTGAGCGCACTCAAGCGCTACTCGCCGGTGCGGGCCGAGGGCAATTGGTATCCCACGCCGCCTGCCTACCTCGAAGCCGTGGAGCCCAACTGGCAAACCATTCGCCCGCTGGTTATCGACTCGGCCAGTGCATTTCGGCCGGCGCTACCCTGCGCTTTCAGCAAAGACACGGCCTCGGCCTTTTACCACCAGGCGCGGGCGGTGTACCGGGTGGGCAAGCAGCTAACCGAAGAGCAGGTGCAGATAGCGCAGTTCTGGGACTGCAACCCGTTTGCCGTCAACACGGCGGGGCACATGGCTATCGGCTTCAAGAAAATCAGCCCCGGCGGGCACTGGATGAACATTGCTGCCCTGGTAGCCAGGCAGCAAAAAGTAGGATTCGCCAAAACCGTCTACGTGCTCTGCGCCGAGGGTATTACCCTGATGGATGCCTTCATCAGCACCTGGGATATGAAGTACGCTACCAACCGCATTCGCCCCGAAACCTACATCAACAAGTACCTGGACGTGAAATGGCAGCCCTTCTTGCAAACCCCGCCTTTTCCGGAGTACACCAGTGGCCACGCGGTGGTATCGAATGCCTCGGCCGAGGTGCTTACGTACTTGCTAGGCGATAAAATAGCTTACGTCGACGACACCGAAATTCCGTTTGGCAGCGGCCAGCGCTCGTTCACGTCGTTTCGCCAGGCGGCGCAGGAGGCATCCGTGTCGCGCTTCTACGGCGGTATTCATTATACAGACAGCATCGAAAGCGGCAATGAGCAGGGCCGGAAAATAGGCCGCTACATCGTGGGTAAGATATTGGTGCCCAGCGGGCCGGCCAAGGTTGGTAAAAGCCAGGCCGTGCTCAACCAGCAGGGTGCTGCTCATTAA
- a CDS encoding VCBS repeat-containing protein, with product MLSAQETGITFTNTISESEALNILSYEYFYNGGGVAVGDINSDGLPDLFFTGNMRPNKLYLNLGNCKFKDITDQASPALAGRKDGWKTGVTMADVNGDGRLDIYVCYSGKKAEDVRRNQLFINQGDTKFQEQASQYGLDDPGYSTQAAFFDYDNDGDLDMFLLNHNVKKIDNMEFAQHKGEVDALAGNKLFQNEGGHFVDVSRVAGIVQNPLTFGLGIAVADINKDGWQDVYVTNDYNEPDYLYLNNHDGTFTDHSKQMLRHHSQFSMGVDIADFNNDTQPDIFTLDMLPADNHRQKSLQLQENYELFELQQQQGLYPQYMRNMLHLNNGDGTFSEIGQLAGVAKTDWSWCPLIADFDNDGYKDIYISNGYLRDYTNKDFLRYWGDYKIKKAMAREPFLLMDLVTAMPATAVPDYIFRNEHNLTFSNKQQEWGLNQTNMSNGAVYADLDNDGDLDLVVNTINQPASLYRNHSADVNHTAYLALHLQGPGQNTQAVGAKVYVYTPGLAQYQELNPSRGYLSCVSTTLNFGLGASQRADSVRIIWPNLTTQLLTNVKANQLLQLTGQPKARPYALAAPAPKKVFKSAAPLFNFKPEEVTLNDFKRQLLMLFMYSKTAPVMAKADVNKDGRDDLFVSGGQDEAARLYLQQPGGKFTEVPLARSPSRPAGTVAAATFFDATGDGYPDLYLAKGGYALYEAGQEDLQDELYINDGHGNLALAPAGLPVLTGGSKSCVRIADVDKDGDLDIFVGGRVIPGRYPLAPPSYLLLNNGHGTFTAAEVPFAHAGMVTDAQWVDLNKDGRPDLVLCGEMMPLTVWANTPQGFKDQTADYFGTPQPGLWFSLHVADVNADGQPDLVAGNLGLNSPLRASAQEPATLYYADFDGNGSIDPFFNFYVDGKSYPYVSRDELNDLIYPMRRRFTSYKAYADATMADIFPADELGRASKLEATELRTMLYLNNKGKFIAAELPVEAQFSVVTQVMSGDYNHDGHPDLLLLGNHSDNRLKMGSIDAGYGCLLQGDGRGGFRYVPQPAAGICVVGDVKSASEIMVNHQAYLVVGVSNGPVQFYQE from the coding sequence TTGCTGAGCGCTCAGGAAACGGGCATCACCTTCACGAATACCATTAGCGAGAGCGAAGCGCTTAATATTCTGTCGTATGAGTACTTCTACAACGGCGGCGGCGTGGCGGTCGGCGATATCAATAGCGACGGCCTGCCCGACCTGTTTTTTACCGGCAATATGCGGCCCAACAAGCTGTACCTCAACCTGGGCAACTGCAAGTTTAAGGATATCACCGACCAGGCCAGCCCGGCGCTGGCGGGGCGTAAAGATGGCTGGAAAACCGGCGTGACGATGGCCGACGTGAACGGCGACGGCCGGCTCGACATCTACGTCTGCTACTCGGGAAAAAAAGCCGAAGACGTGCGTCGCAACCAGCTGTTTATCAACCAAGGGGATACTAAGTTTCAGGAGCAGGCTAGCCAGTATGGCCTCGACGACCCCGGCTACAGCACGCAGGCCGCCTTTTTCGACTACGACAATGACGGCGACCTCGACATGTTTTTGCTCAATCACAATGTTAAAAAGATTGACAACATGGAGTTTGCGCAGCACAAGGGCGAGGTAGACGCGCTGGCCGGCAACAAGCTGTTTCAGAACGAGGGCGGCCATTTTGTGGATGTGTCGCGGGTGGCCGGCATCGTGCAAAACCCCCTCACGTTTGGGTTGGGTATTGCCGTGGCCGACATCAACAAGGACGGCTGGCAGGACGTCTACGTCACCAACGACTACAACGAGCCCGACTACCTGTACCTCAACAACCACGACGGCACGTTTACCGACCACTCAAAGCAGATGCTGCGGCACCATTCGCAGTTTTCGATGGGCGTCGATATCGCGGATTTTAACAACGATACGCAGCCCGATATTTTCACCCTCGACATGCTGCCGGCCGACAACCACCGCCAGAAGTCGCTGCAATTACAGGAAAACTACGAGTTGTTTGAGTTGCAGCAGCAGCAGGGCCTCTACCCGCAGTACATGCGCAACATGCTGCACCTCAACAATGGCGACGGCACCTTCAGCGAAATCGGGCAGCTAGCCGGCGTGGCCAAAACCGACTGGAGCTGGTGCCCGCTGATTGCTGATTTCGACAACGACGGCTACAAGGACATCTACATCAGCAACGGCTACCTGCGCGACTACACCAACAAAGATTTTCTGCGCTACTGGGGCGACTATAAAATCAAAAAAGCGATGGCCCGCGAGCCCTTCCTGCTGATGGATTTGGTGACGGCCATGCCCGCTACGGCGGTGCCCGACTACATTTTTCGCAACGAGCACAACCTCACGTTTTCCAACAAGCAGCAGGAGTGGGGGCTGAACCAAACTAATATGTCGAACGGCGCCGTGTACGCCGACCTCGACAACGACGGCGACCTGGATTTGGTCGTGAACACCATCAACCAGCCGGCTAGCCTCTACCGCAACCACAGTGCCGATGTGAACCACACTGCCTACCTGGCATTGCATCTGCAAGGCCCCGGCCAAAACACCCAGGCCGTGGGTGCCAAGGTGTACGTGTACACGCCCGGCCTGGCCCAGTACCAGGAGCTGAACCCTAGTCGCGGCTACCTCTCGTGCGTGTCCACGACCCTGAACTTTGGGCTCGGCGCCAGCCAGCGGGCCGATTCGGTGCGCATTATCTGGCCCAACCTGACGACGCAGCTGCTCACCAACGTGAAGGCCAACCAGCTGCTCCAGCTCACCGGCCAGCCTAAGGCCAGGCCTTATGCGCTGGCCGCCCCGGCCCCTAAAAAAGTATTTAAGTCCGCCGCGCCACTGTTCAATTTCAAGCCCGAAGAAGTGACGCTGAACGACTTCAAACGCCAGCTACTCATGCTGTTTATGTATTCGAAGACCGCGCCGGTGATGGCAAAGGCCGACGTGAACAAGGACGGCCGCGACGACCTGTTCGTGAGCGGTGGCCAGGATGAAGCGGCCCGGCTCTACCTGCAGCAGCCGGGTGGCAAATTTACCGAGGTGCCCCTGGCGCGCAGCCCCAGCCGCCCGGCCGGTACGGTGGCCGCCGCCACGTTTTTCGACGCCACCGGCGATGGCTACCCCGACCTTTACCTGGCCAAGGGCGGCTACGCGCTCTACGAGGCCGGGCAGGAGGACTTGCAGGATGAGCTTTACATCAACGATGGCCACGGCAACCTGGCCCTGGCCCCGGCCGGGCTACCCGTGCTCACGGGCGGCAGCAAAAGCTGCGTGCGCATCGCCGATGTGGATAAAGATGGCGACCTCGATATTTTCGTGGGGGGGCGCGTCATTCCCGGCCGCTACCCGCTAGCCCCGCCCAGCTACCTGCTGCTCAATAATGGCCACGGTACCTTCACGGCCGCCGAGGTGCCGTTTGCCCACGCTGGCATGGTAACCGATGCGCAGTGGGTAGACCTGAACAAAGATGGCCGGCCGGACCTGGTGCTGTGCGGGGAAATGATGCCCCTGACCGTGTGGGCCAATACTCCACAAGGATTTAAGGACCAAACTGCTGACTACTTCGGTACGCCCCAGCCGGGCCTGTGGTTTAGCCTGCACGTGGCCGATGTGAACGCCGACGGCCAGCCCGACCTGGTGGCCGGCAACCTGGGCCTGAACAGCCCCCTGCGGGCTAGCGCCCAGGAGCCGGCCACGCTTTACTACGCCGATTTTGATGGTAATGGCTCCATCGACCCGTTCTTCAACTTCTACGTGGACGGCAAGAGCTATCCCTACGTGAGCCGCGACGAGCTCAATGACCTGATTTATCCCATGCGCCGCCGCTTCACCTCCTACAAAGCCTACGCCGACGCGACGATGGCGGATATCTTTCCTGCCGATGAGCTGGGCAGGGCCAGTAAGCTGGAAGCTACCGAGCTGCGCACCATGCTATATCTCAACAATAAAGGCAAATTCATCGCCGCTGAGCTGCCGGTAGAGGCGCAGTTTTCGGTGGTGACCCAGGTTATGAGCGGCGACTACAACCACGACGGCCACCCCGACCTGCTGCTCCTGGGCAACCACAGCGATAACCGCTTGAAAATGGGCAGTATCGATGCTGGCTACGGCTGCCTGCTGCAGGGCGACGGCCGGGGCGGCTTCCGCTACGTGCCGCAGCCGGCGGCCGGCATTTGCGTAGTCGGCGACGTGAAATCGGCAAGCGAAATTATGGTCAACCACCAGGCCTATCTGGTGGTGGGGGTTAGCAATGGTCCCGTGCAGTTTTACCAGGAATAA